The proteins below come from a single Amphiura filiformis chromosome 15, Afil_fr2py, whole genome shotgun sequence genomic window:
- the LOC140171607 gene encoding COMM domain-containing protein 7-like has product MSSTFHFTAETPSDALFSDIQTLNKFGDEPFAELVTIVFAFLLEPSKSSRLLSQLDEFAEQQGVSSTALRGVVKSLLTVPYSAVRKNMTPVHLKEDLVNLGLSEEKSSHLSDKWKSNLVGLSRTAAGQSLMVNQLVDMEWKFGVTAASSELQTVGSTFLQMKLVVNKGNSTENVYMELSLPQFYSFLHEMEKAKASLEYLS; this is encoded by the exons ATGAGCTCTACATTTCATTTCACGGCGGAAACGCCTTCTGATGCTCTGTTTTCTGACATACAGACATTGAATAAGTTTGGAGATGAG CCTTTTGCAGAATTGGTGACCATTGTATTTGCATTTTTACTGGAACCAAGCAAG TCAAGTCGACTTCTGAGTCAACTAGATGAATTCGCTGAGCAGCAAGGAGTTAGCTCTACTGCTTTACGGGGCGTTGTCAAAAGCCTACTCACAGTACCATACA GTGCAGTTAGAAAAAACATGACACCAGTACATCTCAAAGAAGATTTAGTAAACCTAG GTCTCTCAGAAGAAAAATCATCTCATTTATCAGACAAA TGGAAGAGTAATCTAGTTGGGTTATCAAGGACAGCTGCTGGACAGTCTCTTATGGTTAATCAGCTTGTAGATATGGAATGGAAATTTGGAG tGACAGCAGCAAGCAGCGAGCTTCAAACAGTTGGTAGCACATTTTTACAA ATGAAATTAGTAGTCAACAAGGGAAATAGTACAGAAAATGTTTATATGG AGCTTTCATTGCCACAGTTCTACTCTTTCCTGCATGAAATGGAGAAAGCCAAAGCAAGTCTGGAATACCTCAGCTAG